TGATGCGAAAACAGAGAAAATGCTTTTCAATTTTCCGAGGTTCATTTTggtaaaaaatttttaaaacattttcttgaaaattaggaaaatgaccctaataaaagtagggaaaacaagtttgagttcattccaccaaccaccctaccaccacccaacccaaccccaacccccaccaccccaccgcaccccccacccaccaccccatccattccccccccccccccgggcccaaaaataatttttttttggaaaaaaaagtttttgacattatttttagttttttgcaCCCCCGTCCCCCACACAAACcccgcaccccccccccccccccggaaaaaaaaaaattaatatttttggaaaaaaaagttttgatattttttttggtttttgcacCCAACCTTTGACTCCTTCCTCcctccccccccaaaaaaaaaattgaaaaaaaaaaagttttgacatttgttatggttttttgcaccccaaCCCAcccccccctccaaaaaaaattgaaaaaaaggttgacaattataaaaattgaatgttggcgtggttaaaaattaaaacttttggaGGGGGTGATGGGGTATTTGGGAGGGGGTGGtgaagagatttttttttttttttgggtagggGGTGTGGTATGGGTTCCACGCAAGGGGGAAGGGGGTGATGGGGGATGTGGTAGTGtagaaaattcagaaaaaaaaaattaaaaacttccaATAAAATATTGTGGAGGGGTGGGGGGTGGTGTATGGGTTACGCgagtggttgggggtggggttgcaaaaaataaaaaaattaaaaatggagGGGCGTGGGGGCGTAGGCGTGGGTGGGTGGGAGTGGGGTGTGGGtttgggtgggggtgggggtatggggttgggttggagttggtgagtgttgggggtggggtgcaaaaaaaaaaaaaaacgaaaaatcaaagaaattttttttaagggggTGGGGCGTAGGTGGGTGGGCGggagtggggtggggtggggtatGGGGTTGCGTTAGAGTTGGTGAGGCTTGGATGAGAATTTTAGGAAAATGTTTTTATCAACCAAActaacatgagaaaataaataagaaattcacttattttccattatccaaacgaacatgagaaaataagtgaaaattcacttattttctaggaaaacattttctaagaaaacattttcctccataccgaacacacccttagttctttttcttctctttcgtGTTCTGGAATTGTCTCATAACATCTTTTTAGATATGTTATATGCTTacgaaataaaagaagaaaaacactTTCAAATAAGATGAAAAGAAAGTATATAATGCGTTATCTAGTGAAAGATATGATGCATTGAAAGTATTAGGTGCTATCCtaagtcataatttatcatgCATTGAAAGATATGATGAACTGTCATAATTTATCATGCATTGAAAGATATGATGAACTACTCTTACCAACTCTTAAACCAACGAGTGTCTTTGCTACTCTGCTTAGAGGTGCTTAATTTCATATTTAATGTAAGAACATATTCTAAACAGAAATGATTAAACGTATTCTAAACGGAAATTATAGGTTTAACTTATATCTAATTACTACTTACTCATACTCCTGTACTATTTTATGTGAAGGAGGGTGGAATAAAAGGTTGCAGTATCCAGGCTCGATGAATAATGAGAAGACACATCAAGTGAAAACGTTTTGTTTACAAGAGTATCAAAACATCTAAATTACTTCGGTGTGAAGGATAGATTCTAAATTACTTAGATATTAGCGGTGTGCACATTAAATAGGAATGAGAGAATAATTATAAAGGACCCAATTAGTCCTAGCTGGTAATATGaagcttctcttttttttatctttgtttTAAGTACTATAAGATATAAAAGGTCATTGGTGTCTTTTCTGGTTGTAAGATTacgggtgtgttcggtatggaggaaaacattttcctgaaaatgtttttcaattttctcacgTTCATTtgatcaaaaattttgaaaaatattttcttttggaaaacattttcttcaaaattggggaaaatgacttccctaataaaagtagggaaaataagttgttacatcccgtgttctcatgcgttggaaagtgtgcgagttaaatgatattagtaacggacacgaggttatcccccaagcttataggtggttaaggTGATGATAcacatgtatcgtaaggatttgaagttaaaccaatcgaagaaaataagttttatcgaggttcgaaatttatttgatgaaatacggtccaagctatagtatcccgtatttttggactagaaaaatttaattgtccaacatgagcaaatttaccagGCTTAggagaattcgatcatatccaaggatgaaaatcaagagctcggtatatacaaggaatgaagtccaaAAGTTATTTAGGACTTAAAAAGTATGACGGcagtgattgagaataatatttggtttacgtataaagaggctatggactagagttctaccacatgattatgataatgagtatatgaagtgtattagaAATAATTGAtattaaagtgaattgagatcaaaaAATTAATGGACATAATTGGATAATTATTAAGTAGACATAATCCACGTGTCATGGTAAGGCAGCAACAAGTGTCCTATGTGACGTGGTGGCAGCAAGTGGGTATGTGTCACAAGGCCATGACAACCTTAGTGACACAATACACCAAAAGCTGCCAACTGTAAGGTCAAATAAAGATTTGTATTCTTTATCTCAAATTGGTGAATTCATACCAAAACAATCACAATGCACAGCAGCAACGTGATTGTAGATCATAAAAGAATTTCTCATAGTTAGATGGGTGGATTCATTATAGAACATCTACACAACAGCAAGTTCGTGGCAATAACACTTTCCTCCGGTTCTAGCGGATCGAAGATTACTTCATAGTGAGgcaaggtggaagaagagtagttcttggcatataaggtaagaaatcctctctcctagatgCATTTGATTTACCCAAGTCGTATCTACGTTGCTAGATGAATTAAATACGAACTTGCGAATAGAATTGTCATGTGATAGAGTTGGGAGTTGGGGGCTGTTTTTCTTGTTGTAATTATATGATATAAGCTGAGATATGTAGTAAATAATGCTCTTATCATATTGAGAATATTTTTAAGGTTAAGAAGGAAACATACGAAAAGGTGTTATGGAGAATACGGATTCTAATTCGAGCTTGTCGCTCGTTATAAAGTATTACGAAGTTGTTATGGATATGCATGTTGTGTTGAGATTTATTTGTGGTTGGGCTGTTGTGGTGATATACCGAATTGGGGGATGCTaatgatataggggagatgctgcccgaatttgggcaaaattcttaaagaatttaatttggaggcttaagataagcatatgacgacaagcctaataatagtatgaatggttttatatgtagattacgagactatgaATGATCATACGTAGATTGCAAGACgagaagtaagttggaaagtgaaaagtaagcttccaggtatgtaaagctatcctttctttctttttggcatgatctatatgaAACAAGCAGACGATgaatgtataaactccaaagaagctcctattcttagagatattaggatggctaatgttcttgatttccagaagctatttcatattgtcttgatacgtgtctatgattcttgaagttctatttgatatactccatagtgacattcgaggggtacttgacatgactgtcgtTTTTTATACTCAAGTGCAagtttattctacttattctattgagtctcagatgatgatttaattcgcatatggttgctcactactctgctcgtgcatgctattattatatctttcaccgagtcccgagccgggtatgttttcgtgcacagtttcactgcattgttcaccgagtccctcactagagggccgggtacggtatatatatatatatatatataattatggcaccgagtcccatgatcggccgggtatggtatacgtgtacacgattttattcaccgagtcccataatgggccgggtatggtatatgataatgatatgcatgattttcatttcataaggcacaagtacattggtatctttgattgtCATACTTATCTCCTGTAATCTTttattcagtcatgatcttctttattgtatttcatgctttatatattagGTACATatctcgcatcgaccccctttcgggggggtgcgttttcatgccgcagtacggataCTCGGTTTGGTGACCCACTTAGGACTTCGCTCTCAatttgtttggagagctccattgttcggagCCTAGATTATTTTAGTACGATCTGatatatagacttatgcatatccgagaggtacggcggggccacgtcccgtcatatttcactttgaTACTcttgaggtccgtagacgtatgggttgtatataggtttaGGTGTTGTGTATATGGGTTGTgttggatattcccgtatatagtggcagccttgtcggcttgcgtattgtgTTATGCTTTGATCAGCTGTgatcctcaggagacaggtttatGATGATATTTGGCATTGCGAATCTTTAGTTGCTTTTACAAGTTTCCATTCCGTCCTTAGTTTCAATTTGACTATagctaacaggttcgtatacgagtgtcggGGGGGCCTAGTCAGCGGCCCGTGGGTTGGGTCGCACACAAGTTCACAAGTTAATTCCACCAACAACTTACCATTAGGGGTGAGCGTTCAGttgttcggttcgattttttcaaAGTTTGATTCGGtatttcagtttcagttttttTTAAGGGGAAACCGAACACCGCACcaaattagttcggttcggtacAGTGTTTTGAAGTtcgttcggttcggtttcgaaTTTCTAATTCGATTTTTTGGCATTGGTTAAGCAATAGTCACCCGTTACCAAATGATTCATgattaacatatcaagaatgtCTTTAGTACCAAGACTAGCTAGCACCGGCGAAGACTACCGGCCCGGCCGAAGACCGGCGGCGGGGCGGGTTAACAATCGGCAACCCATAACGGCCGACAAGCTGCCGGCGGCGGCAAACAAattgatataaaaaaatattatattaaatattcggttaaaccgaaaaatcgaaaatctgaaaccgaacaccgaattttctatttaaaaaaaaaaatcggacgaaacaccgaaaatcgaaaaatcgaattcattcggttcggttcgatttttcggttttcgttatttatgcccacccctacgGCTACCACCACCTAACCTAATCCCAaccaccaaaccccaaccactcccaacccctcacccaccccaccccacccccacccactacccccccctccccctcccccccccccccacacgccaaaataattttttttggaaaaaaagttttgacattatttttgcACCACCCACTCAAACCCCCGtaccctaccccccccccccccccccccccccgcgcaaaaaatgattttttttgacaaaaaaagttttgactttttttttttgcaccccacccAATCCCGCACCCTACCCCTGCCCCACCTCCccgccccaaaaaaaattaatatttttgaaaaaataaccTATATATAGTTTTGATTGCATAGTTCTTTCCTTGTTGCAACCAAGCTTACCTGTTTCActataaatttctattttacaaTACTAAGCTCAGCGTCTCACACTATATCATTTGAAAAATCACTACAAAAAAACTGAATAATTTGTGGAGGTTAAAAGTTGCAATTAGGGGAGGTTTTAGCCTCCACTATTTGCTAGCGGAAGTTAAAACCcccgcgaattgcaactttcaaccttcTCAATTTGTAGTGAATTAATCaaactttccctttctttctttttgtatcACTAATCTTGAACCAGTTAGATATCGACTACGCAAATAATAACTCAATTGGTTAAAGTTGGCCAACCAAAGTATCAAGCAAAGCTGTCTCTTCTTCCCAAGCTTCACAATAAACTCACTGTGCACTAATGATAGTATTATATAGTTCCATGCCCTTGATCAATTTCTACCATAGACATTAGAGATAATAATCCAACCTCATATGGTATTCACTAGATGGCTTCAAAAAGAATCGAAATTGGTCTGACTCTGACTCTAGCTCTGGTCCTCATTCAATGGGATGGAGCCAGAGCACAATCAGACTGCACTGCTGCACTGGTGAGCTTGTCCCCATGTCTAAATTATGTTACTGGAAACACAACAACGCCCTCGTCATCTTGTTGCTCACAACTATCAAGGGTTGTTACATCACAACCCCGGTGCCTTTGCTCCGTGCTAAATGGTGGTGGCTCCTCTTTTGGTGTTTCTATTAACCAAACTTTGGCTGTTGCACTTCCTAGTGCATGCAATGTGCAAACTCCGCCTGTGAGCCGCTGCAATGGTATGCATATTATTCTAATTTAAGTAACTAAAAGAAATTTTACACTATTAAATAGTTTAAAATGTAATGAGGGGAACTAGTCACCTAGTTAGTAAGACAACAACATGTTACAATGATAATGTAAAAACTATTTAATGTGTCAGTGTATACAAGTTAATCTCATATCTCTGTCACTAATATTTTGCATGATCAAAGTAAAGCCTTCAAATTTAATGACATGAAATGCAATTTTTTCCTACTTCACAGCTGGTGCAAATGGACCAGCAGCTTCAACTGCTGATAGTCCTCCAGCGGACTCTTCCAGAGAATCACCAGATAATCCTTcaggtatatatatacttttcttttacTGTCAGTACTGCATTTTGAGGATTTTTATCCAGGcactaaaaaattaattaatcaatgaaaaaaaaaagcgaaacGAGTCAAAAGAGTACGTGGGAACACATCCGATGGAAGCATTATTAGAATGGGCCGCTTCATCTCACAACTACTTTGATCTTCATTGCTGCATTTACTGCTTTTGTGTCAACTATCTTCTAGCTTCAAGTTTTAGGAGTTTTGAACATTTTAAGGTGTTTTCCgtaaatgatgattttattcttgATTTTGTCCTGTTTGTCCCAAAGTTGTAGTATCTGTGTGCCATCTATGAGTATTGCATCTGCGCTTTGACTTATTCATTGGAGTCTTGGATAGTCAATTTTAGCTTATTGTTATCCTTTAAATGCTCATTTTCGCTctctttatcctttttttttctttattaccttcattttctttttcgcTTTGCTGAACATAATTTGATCCTTGGCGAGTCTTTGCATAACAAAGAAATAGTAAAATAGCATTCGATTTCTACAATGGAACAgaagttttcttgatttgagtCTAAAGCTGAGAGGAAAACGCTTACTTGCCAAGtattgaagagagagaaagaccCGCTTCTCTCTAACTTTTGTGCGCTGAAAGTTCCAACGGTAATCTTTTGTGATCTAACGGTCATCCCTGACAGAGGCGGACCCGGGATTTGAGCACGACGAGGGCACCTTTGCCTTTAAACATGCTAACTATTAGTGTCAAAGTTCGGCGTGCTACTCTTTAAACTTAATGATTATAATAACTTATTAGCAAAACTTTAATATTGATTATCACCACTTTGATTTTAATAAGATAAATATACATCATTCATCGTGCTTAAACTTGACTTGACTTTATATTctgaacaacaacaaaaaaaagctttttttttttttaaaaaaaaaagataaatgtcttTGCAAAATAGGTGCTGAGAGGATAAATTTGTTTTAAGCCTATTTTAAActtcaaaattctcattttttctcAAGCAAAACATGAGTCACTGGTCATTTTGTAAACATATATTTAATGTAGGTAATAAAAGATTATTACTAAATACTATTTGTAATTTTTATAGCAATTTTCTAaaagattatctatttatattttaaataaaatttaattttaattttaaaaaatatctaatTAATGACAatcaaaactcaaaattttatatCCATAATTGACATAGAAAACACAAATAGAGAGACACGGAAGTAATACCTAATGCACATTATATTACAAtaacaattataaaaaataaaactaatatTAAtggattaaaattaaaatatataaaaagataatataacataaattaGGTTATAGGTGAAACAcctagaaaaataataaaaatattaatttataaaGATATTACATGAATGGGAATAAAAAAGTTGAGAGAAATAAACATTGCATAGGAtagaaggagaaaatattttattcaaaattgaaagggagattgattttaaaGTAAAACTGAGGATGTGTAAATAATTTTGGCTcaatttttactatattatatgAGAGCCTTGGTTTCgaccaagggcaaaatggtaactTCGTCATACTCCCATTTTTCGCTGCACTTAAGTACGTGTCTATCACTTtgctatttttcctttttactctaGAACTCCCACGGCAGTTCCATAGCCCTGGCACTTGAGCTCGCTTATTCTTCTTGGACTCTCTCATCGTCTAACTCTTCCTAGCAGGTTTTTGTTTTCTCCCCTGCTCATTTTAGATCTAATATTTTGACATAGTGCTCAATTTCTTGGATTTTTCCGCAACTTTTACGAGGTAATTGTTTTCGTTCTGTTTTATTTTCCTCCTATTTATCAGTTTACGGGTTTCACTGTTCTGATTAATTTATGGATGTGAGTGGTTACCTTCAATTcatttataatttttgtatatgatttttgtcTGATGTTCTTCATAGCTCTTAATATCAGGAGAAGGAAAATTAATTCTTGTCCTGCATTTAGTTTCATTTGTATAAAGCGAATTTCTCCTGCTTGTAGCAACCGCAGTAAGGTCGATTTCTCGGGGGAGATTAATACTCCTCATGTTCCTAGAAATAGTGAAGAAACAGACAAGAGCTTTGATGCAGCCGAGGTGCTTGACAATATGCCTTAAGCAACTCAGCTCTGGTATTTCTGCATAGTTGAATTTGAcgtttttgtattttttttttccatctaaAATTTTTCCGGTTTGTATGCAAATTTCTGAGttctaattagtttttctctatTCTTTCTTGATGAGCATCTAAATATCTGACTTCTATTTCTTTTTAgagattttttatttctaatctTCATTCAGCAACTAAAAGTATATTTgcatttgttctttattttttctttttggtttggtttgtttgattttggaTATTTCATTTGTATATATCTGAGTGTTCCTATTTCGTTATGTTAGGTTATGGAATGTGTACATTCATGTCCTTATTTGTTTTAACACCTTTATGGAAGTTCTCAGCATCTCAAATAAAGATGGTAACGACAAGGGATAAGATCTCGAAGTCGATCCTCGGTCCTCATCTGTTCAATatgataaattattttattcatttcagaTCTTCTCAATCATATTTGCAGGCGGCATTCAATTAAAAGCTAATATTTTGTGTCTTTTGCTAATTTATGaataattttatatgtttaccTGAGTCCATTTATGTGTTCCCTTGTATTAGTTGTCTATTCGTGTGGTTGTGTAGTATTTCAATTAACTGTTAAATATGTAGACATGTATGGATATTAATCATAGGTAAGCATATTCTTAATAATGTTAAACATGTAATTCAAATTTCGCATTCACGTAATAGAAAGGGCTGCTGAAATGtcgaataaaaataaaaaaaatgataaaaagttTGAATAAATACAATGCTGAGAAAAAGGGTAGACGCTGGGAATTATATAGAGTGATGCAAGCTGATAAAAAGAGGTTATCTTAGTGCGAGCTCAAACAAACAAAGTTGAGTTGAGTTTAATGTATCGTCCTCATTAGATAATTAGACTATCACTTAACTTCTAATCTGCAGCCTGATTTACTGCCTGGTTTTCtaggtttaattttctttttctttataatcTTCATGTTCCATTCCCTTCTCTATGGGCTATGTGTTCTCCGCCGTCAATTTCGAGCTTCTTCGTCTCCTTGGTGACTGCCAAATTTGTCATCATCTTTTTAAATCAATTGGATTAGAATTTCAAGTgccaaacattttttttagtgttAGACCGACTATGGTGTACTCATAAGATCAGAGTAGCTTTTGCTTACAGCTCACTAGCATCTGGATCTTCAAGTTGTTTCAGATCATATCGTCTGCTAAGAGGCAAACATCACCTTACAAATGATTTGCATGTAACCTTCGAAATTACTTTATTGATAACCCCCCGAGTAGTCATAGAGCGTAACAGAGGATTTGTGATATCATACCTAGGGAGTTGGTTCTTATTGTTAGTTGTGTAGTACTGCTTAGAATTAGTAGTGAACCTTTGCTTCTCTGAAAGATTATAGGATTTCGATAGAGATTTTTTTAGCAGATTCTTTCTACAACCTTTTTATGCTTCTCACCAGAAAAATGGAGAAGTGATTgagtatatatttttaaattagcTCGACCATCTGTACTCTTTCTCATTCTGTAGCACTTTATTTACTTCAAAATTATACTTACCTGTCCCAAATTAATTATGTGATACTTCGCTTTTCGAGTTCCTTAGAATGTACTCTTGAAATCAATTAACTGGCTTTTCATTTTGTTGATGCATGCTAAATTTCAATTAACTAGCTTTTCGAAATTAAGGAATAATTGTGATTTTGATGAATAGGAAAATGTTGTATTTGTCTACTGTGTTAAATCAGCGATGTCCTCTAAAAGTTATTGTATGATATTGATCAAAGACTTTAAAGTGCAGGTCTTTGCGTTGTTCACTAATTGGAAGCTGACTTTGAACAAACTCCAATGTCTGTtgtcttttttgtttcttttcatcGCTTCTTTGTTTGGGATATGAGCATTGATAATTGATCATAACTTCATAATTATGCAGGTATTTTCTGACAAAAGCTCGTAAGGAGGCGGCTAAAAAGAAGACTAAACATTGCATTGAAAACACATCACTGTTTGCTGATATGTAAATGGTAGAAAATGCAAATAGCTCTCCAGTATGTAATGTAAAGCATGCACGTAAAGGTTGGCCATGTGATAAATatttatgcttgtggccattgacaAGCACTACTAGCAATTTCAGTATATGCGTTTTGATCGAATGGTTATTTGATATCAGTCAAGCAGGGAAGACTGACAAGGTTTTACACCTTAAATCACTTTTATGTTCAGAGATCATCTTCCAAATCCTCCGTCAAATCATCTTATTTCGTGAATTAGGATTAGGTCGTGCTTAATTGTATGGTTTTTCGCAGATATCTTGTTCTGATTCCCCCTTTTATGTGCGCTGTTTCCTCTTCTTCTATTAGCCTTCTCCCCCTAATCTCTTGAATCCTTTCTTGCTTTTGCAATTTCAAGTTAGTTACTCTTTCAAGTTTTGGCCAAATATACTCTTTTGTTTCCTTAATTTGTATGTAGGATGCTTTTAtcagtgttgttgttgttgttttttttttttttttttaaatctgatCTGAATTTCtggtctttgttttttttttcccaatcgATATAGGTCTGGGTCTGTATTGCCGGGCGACTGATCAAATGAGTTGAAAGTTGTCGGTGCTGAGCTCTCCAATAGTTTCTCCACTAACGCTGTCTTTGATTCTCAGGTTGGTTTCTTGTTTTCCTTTACTTAGGGTTGTGTATAAAACTGTAAAGATTGGCTGTGAAATCAGAAAACAGTTTTGAACCTTTGCCCTATATATTTgttggtttcttcttttttttctcttcttgactCAAGATGCCTGCTATTCCTAAGCCTGAGCTACCAACTTTGCTAAAATCATTTGCAGCTTCCCTTTTGGAAAGtttatttgtgtgatttttctGTTATCCGAGCAGCCTCCTTTCAGAAGATATATTTATGTGATTGTTCTATCATCAGTAATTTCCgaatttatatgtatattatttttatacacTAAATCTTGAATTGTTTAGGTAGCCTGTTACTCTGGTGATTTACTGTGTTTATTTCTTAATCTCCAATAATTGGGGACTGAATCGAGGTGATTTTTGCAGTTCACATTGTAATATCCCAATACTTGGTGAATATGATATTTTGGTAGTGCTCCATTGtgttaaatatatatagtgTTCAGGGAGATAATTTTTTCCTCTCCATGGAACACGTGTACTGTATTGACTGCAGTGCCATTTTTCTTGGCTTGCTAATTTTTTCTTGTACCGATTAATAATTAGATAGGAAGAGGGTCTAAAGGAGAATGGCAGTGGATTTGATGGATATAGCTGTGTCAAGGTAAGTTAACTATCGATTACTTGTTTCTCAATTTGCTTTCTACATTCAGATTGATATGATTTGCCTTGATGAGGCAGCAAAGATATTGTTAAGAGATGGAAGGCCTCCTGCAATGACAAGAAGTAAAAAGTCCACACCTTTTTGCTTGCTTAGTAGTAATCTGAACTACATAGGTGCACAAACTGTTAGTTTCTTTTTAACACCGCTGTGTTGCCTATCTATGATACTTcaattaatgttttttttttcttcttatctaTGCACCTAAAGTTAGGAGGTTGTATGATATTGCAAATGTTTTGTCTTCGATGAAATTTATTGAAAAGGTAATTATCCTCGAATGTTTATTCATCAAGTTTCTCCAAGTAAATAGAAGGAACAGAAATTGACTATGCATTAGTAGCTTTTACGGCTGTAATGTCGAAGATGACAAGTCAGATATTTCACCTGCAAACATCTACACCAGATGACAGTATTGCTCCATGCGAAGCTCTTTACTACCTTGTGTGAGATAGATATTATAGTCATGAAAAAGAATCCTACTCTTTCTACGTTTTGGCAATTTCATGTTGATCGCCTTTTCTTTCCTATGACTGAATGGAGCTACATTTTCTTGATCACgggtaacatatcctcaaggtgTGGATACTACCAAAGTGGGTTGTCTTTGACTAATGAATTAAATTTCACTTATGTTCCCTCATTCTCTCTTTCTCCAGATTAAAGTGACCTACATTTCTTTTTAACTTGTGAGGTAGCTAACATGTTAGTATGTTACTCATTTCATGGCTTAAGCTATAGTGTGTGTTTTTGTCCCTCCGTTTTGCTCCTCTTATCCAATGATTCAGGTGATATTTGGAGAAAAGTAAGAGATTTAGAGCATCTAATCCATTTTTCTGTGTTGATTACTTTTATGATGACTAACCAAGAAGAAGTATAACTCTGTATCTTGAACTTTCGAATGGTATTTATTATTCTGCAAATAGCTTTCTTTGATAGCATAATTGAGTCGTTAGTTCCTTCAGATCTTTCCTTTGCAATTTATCTTAAGAAATTCTGATTTGCTAGTTGCAATGTAGGAATCTAATGATGTATTAGAAATGCACGGGCCATCACTGTCtagtttttataaataaataactagtaaataataaaagaaagaaaaagtaaaactaTGGACTCCTAAGTGGAAGTACTAGCAATGTGTCTGATaacatccatgccccaagcaACCAAAAGGCCATGGTGAGCTCATAGCATTAAGCTCACTTGGATAGACAGCAAGACGAGATCCGTGGATTTGGCATTGATGACAGCTGCACGTATTTGCGGCAATCACTTTCCATGGTCA
This portion of the Lycium ferocissimum isolate CSIRO_LF1 chromosome 1, AGI_CSIRO_Lferr_CH_V1, whole genome shotgun sequence genome encodes:
- the LOC132029287 gene encoding non-specific lipid transfer protein GPI-anchored 5-like: MASKRIEIGLTLTLALVLIQWDGARAQSDCTAALVSLSPCLNYVTGNTTTPSSSCCSQLSRVVTSQPRCLCSVLNGGGSSFGVSINQTLAVALPSACNVQTPPVSRCNAGANGPAASTADSPPADSSRESPDNPSGTESKTTSGNTSDGSIVELPLHLS